From Salvia splendens isolate huo1 chromosome 16, SspV2, whole genome shotgun sequence, a single genomic window includes:
- the LOC121769715 gene encoding zinc finger CCCH domain-containing protein 62-like: MAVEKSNKPIIVDISSSDESNSPPSDSDFDAAEVICSSTSCDDDIDDDFDWRERNYSQDENKAKLRGHDDWHSDDVDKPNAESMCNKVIHFIRGGSDMQELRLDECKAYLRRHNLRLSGNKEECIARIEEHWKLKDGSGEVFYPRRSFIINCTGDVCQGDTVLFHQKVHRMSGERARRTTGRRTVAGRVIKESYGATRQQHTFTVEVLWSRGDKKLDPLFPLLVKGRNLYRMKTCRQLWKNEKERVEVLSEKHRRGDAARAVRATRRNKAVMRKNESLALKGPSKTRETSHGKNSLNAHRDSVKSKERHHFSRFSSKQNAGSRVSAPHRRHHYSPNHGRQSPSPYYHEPAQTFFTTEAHNFYSHGGFSSITGFPYSRPLPY; the protein is encoded by the exons ATGGCCGTCGAGAAATCCAATAAACCGATCATCGTCGATATCTCTTCTTCCGACGAATCAAATTCGCCTCCTTCCGACTCTGATTTCGACGCCGCTGAAGTGATTTGTTCGTCTACTTCCTG CGATGATGATATTGATGATGATTTTGATTGGAGAGAGAGGAATTATTCACAAGATGAAAACAAGGCTAAACTCCGGGGACATGACGATTGGCACAGTGATGATGTCGATAAACCTAATGCGGAGTCCATGTGCAACAAAGTTATTCATTTTATTCGAG GGGGGAGTGATATGCAAGAACTAAGATTGGACGAATGTAAAGCCTACCTTCGAAGGCATAATTTGAGGCTATCAGGGAATAAAGAAGAGTGCATAGCAAGGATCGAGGAGCACTGGAA GTTGAAAGATGGAAGTGGTGAAGTATTCTATCCCCGAAGATCATTTATCATTAACTGCACCG GTGATGTATGCCAGGGAGATACTGTTTTATTCCATCAGAAAGTACATCGAAT GTCTGGCGAAAGGGCAAGAAGAACTACAGGAAGGAGGACTGTTGCTGGGAGAGTTATCAAGGAAAGTTATGGTGCTACAAGACAACAACATACTTTCACG GTCGAAGTGCTCTGGAGCCGAGGGGATAAGAAACTAGATCCTCTGTTCCCTTTACTCGTTAAAGGCCGCAACCTCTACAGAATGAAAACATGCAGACAG CTTTGGAAGAATGAAAAAGAAAGAGTGGAAGTTCTATCTGAAAAGCACAGACGAGGAGATGCAGCAAGAGCTGTAAGAGCTACGAGGAGGAATAAAGCAGTTATGAGGAAGAACGAATCATTAGCATTAAAAG GTCCATCCAAAACAAGGGAGACGAGTCACGGGAAGAACTCTCTAAATGCACACAGGGATTCGGTGAAAAGCAAAGAAAGGCACCATTTTTCTCGTTTTAGTTCAAAACAAAATGCAGGTTCAAGAGTGTCTGCACCTCACAGAAGACATCACTACTCTCCCAACCATGGTAGACAATCTCCATCTCCATATTATCACGAACCAGCGCAAACATTTTTCACAACAGAAGCGCATAACTTCTACTCTCATGGAGGTTTTTCGTCTATAACTGGATTCCCCTACTCCCGGCCCCTTCCCTACTGA
- the LOC121770297 gene encoding uncharacterized protein LOC121770297: MITEPHKKSSEDILNAFMIQSHKNVEHTNQRLEKVENNMHSMAGHMKNLETQMSQIAQAVGQIHQSGQFPSTTVPNPKDCKAIYLRSGTNYESPPMPEVEANEVPEKKEEEEIEVESPLMQSEVQPEAIAPPMSKEVKIHFPQVVQNKKLDEKFAKFLEIFKRVHLNIPLIEALQQMPGYLKFLKEIMSKKKRLVDYETVNLTENCSAIIQQKMSAKMKDPGSFNISCVIGNDRQTKALCDLGASINLMPLSFFRKLKFGVLKPTTITLQMADKSVKFPNGLLENVLVRVNDFIFPVDFVVLDMKEDPNVPPHPWKTIPCNRESSN, translated from the coding sequence ATGATCACTGAGCCGCATAAGAAAAGTTCAGAGGACATACTGAATGCATTCATGATTCAGTCACACAAGAACGTGGAACATACCAATCAAAGGCTAGAGAAGGTTGAGAATAATATGCACAGCATGGCAGGACATATGAAGAACCTAGAGACGCAGATGAGTCAGATTGCCCAAGCCGTGGGACAAATACATCAATCGGGGCAATTCCCAAGTACTACAGTTCCAAATCCGAAAGACTGCAAGGCAATCTACTTAAGGAGTGGGACAAACTATGAGAGTCCTCCTATGCCCGAGGTGGAAGCTAATGAAGTGCccgaaaagaaagaagaagaggagattgAGGTGGAATCACCTCTTATGCAGTCTGAGGTTCAACCCGAGGCAATTGCTCCGCCCATGTCAAAAGAGGTTAAGATTCATTTTCCTCAAGTGGTGCAAAATAAGAAGTTGGATGAGAAGTTTGCTAAGTTCCTTGAGATCTTCAAGAGAGTGCACCTCAATATTCCTCTTATTGAGGCTCTCCAACAAATGCCCGGTTACCTCAAGTTTTTAAAAGAGATTATGTCCAAGAAGAAGAGGTTGGTTGATTATGAAACCGTGAATTTGACCGAGAATTGTAGTGCAATCATCCAACAAAAGATGTCGGCAAAGATGAAAGATCCGGGGAGTTTCAACATTTCTTGTGTGATCGggaatgatagacaaactaaGGCCTTGTGTGACTTGGGGGCAAGCATAAATCTCATGCCTTTAAGCTTCTTCCGGAAGTTGAAGTTTGGTGTCTTGAAGCCAACTACCATTACCCTCCAAATGGCGGACAAGTCCGTCAAATTCCCGAATGGACTCCTTGAGAATGTATTGGTAAGGGTGAATGATTTCATCTTCCCCGTGGACTTTGTTGTTTTGGACATGAAGGAGGATCCAAATGTCCCCCCTCATCCTTGGAAGACCATTCCTTGCAACCGGGAAAGCTCTAATTGA